One genomic region from Daphnia magna isolate NIES linkage group LG10, ASM2063170v1.1, whole genome shotgun sequence encodes:
- the LOC123477001 gene encoding lipase maturation factor 2-like isoform X1, which translates to MGSEIYNTRNVYLRCMAAIYLSAFTSFYVQIRGLYGPNGILPSHATLGIQDKRHFFDKFWENPTLLHLAPVFGLTVSYCMELFALTGILLSFLGLVYQKICNLFIFFTLWLLYLSLYKVGQTFLHFQWDIMLLESGFITIVVAPILFSEKRKTTPRDQLCFWLVKWLLFRLMFASGVVKLTSKCPTWWNLSALTVHYESQCIPAPLAWYLHQSPVWFHKLSVVATYVIEIALPFLFFAPFRKLRLFSCYGQMLLQVMIIASGNYNFFNLLTITFCFSLMDDRHLFGLQNNKKASAMENTVTGITLGLLIYFTVLWFGIDLGKEVPVHSEIQFSAKDFERALKLAVATSIAIGAISFFFTACTSLYDLVFRSRSSLFEYILNVIQYVTYFTVACFLFGISLVPFSTLDPATRTSLPVFLNRWHGQFDQFHLTSSYGLFRSMTGVNGRPEVILEGATELQGPYNEISFKYKPGQIERPCPFIVPYQPRLDWQMWFAALGTYHHNPWLVSLTYRILTNESDVINLLDSNIYNEFEEDWPPKYIKGSLYTYKYTSSSDHSVTDNSWKRTRVSDYLPIFSSDHEPLIKYLENQRILGQPDITLTNTLLASFLDKVWVICSATEPHIFIWALLVSAFVVTRLS; encoded by the exons ATGGGGTCTGAAATATATAATACGAGAAATGTTTATTTAAGATGTATGGCAGCTATATATCTTTCTGCCTTCACCTCATTCTATGTGCAAATACGAG GGTTATATGGGCCCAATGGTATCCTTCCATCACATGCCACTTTAGGTATTCAAGACAAAAGGCATTTCTTTGATAAATTTTGGGAGAATCCAACATTGCTACATCTAGCTCCAGTGTTTGGGTTAACTGTTTCCTATTGCATGGAACTGTTTGCTCTGACTGGAATCCTCTTATCATTTCTTGG GCTAGTTTATCAAAAGATCTGCAATTTGTTCATCTTTTTTACACTATGGCTCTTATACCTCTCGCTGTACAAAGTGGGCCAAACATTTCTCCATTTCCAGTGGGATATTATGTTACTAGAAAGTGGATTCATAACTATTGTTGTGGCTCCAATCCTTTTctcagagaaaagaaaaaccacacCAAGAGACCAGTTGTGCTTTTGGCTTGTGAAATGGTTACTTTTTCGACTCATGTTTGCTTCTGGAGTTGTAAAACTTACCAGTAAATGCCCAACATGGTGGAACTTGTCag CCTTGACAGTTCATTATGAATCTCAATGCATTCCAGCTCCGTTGGCATGGTATTTACATCAGTCTCCGGTTTGGTTCCATAAACTCTCAGTGGTGGCAACGTACGTGATTGAAATTGCGctgccttttttgttttttgcacCGTTTCGGAAATTGCGACTTTTTTCGTGCTATGGACAG ATGCTGCTTCAGGTCATGATAATCGCGAGTGGAAATTACAATTTCTTCAATCTCCTTACtattacattttgtttttcgctGATGGACGATCGTCATCTTTTTGGACTACAAAACAACAAGAAGGCGTCAGCGATGGAAAATACAGTCACTGGAATTACCCTTGGATTACTGATTTATTTTACGGTTCTTTGGTTTGGGATTGATTTAGGAAAGGAAGTCCCAGTCCATTCTGAAATAC AATTTTCTGCAAAAGATTTTGAAAGGGCCCTTAAATTAGCAGTAGCAACATCAATTGCCATTGGTGCTATATCTTTCTTCTTCACGGCTTGCACATCCCTATATGATCTCGTTTTCAGATCACGATCATCCTTGTTTGAATATATTCTGAATGTTATTCAGTATGTCACGTATTTCACCGTGGCATGTTTCCTGTTTGGAATCAGCTTG GTTCCGTTTTCGACGCTTGATCCTGCGACGCGTACGTCACTTCCCGTTTTCCTTAATCGTTGGCATGGGCAGTTTGATCAGTTTCATTTAACTA GTTCCTACGGTCTCTTTCGATCCATGACTGGTGTAAATGGTCGACCAGAGGTGATATTAGAAGGAGCAACTGAACTACAGGGCCCATATAACgaaatttcatttaaatataAACCTGGGCAAATTGAAAGACCATGCCCGTTCATTG TACCTTATCAACCTCGACTAGATTGGCAAAT GTGGTTTGCAGCATTGGGAACCTATCATCACAATCCCTGGTTAGTATCATTGACCTACCGAATTTTGACCAACGAGTCGGATGTCATTAATCTACTCGATTCCAATATATACAACGAGTTTGAAGAAGATTGGCCTCCAAAATATATCAAAGGAAGTTTATATACCTATAAATATACCTCTTCATCAGACCACAG TGTCACAGACAATTCGTGGAAACGAACAAGGGTTTCTGACTATCTTCCCATTTTCTCATCTGATCACGAACCATTGATTAAATACCTGGAGAACCAAAGAATACTTGGCCAACCTGATATTACATTGACAAATACTTTATTGGCATCATTTCTCGACAAAGTTTGGGTAATTTGTAGTGCAACAGAACCCCATATCTTCATTTGGGCATTGTTGGTTTCAGCTTTTGTTGTTACTCGCTTATCATAA
- the LOC123477001 gene encoding lipase maturation factor 2-like isoform X3, whose product MYGSYISFCLHLILCANTRLFKWLYGPNGILPSHATLGIQDKRHFFDKFWENPTLLHLAPVFGLTVSYCMELFALTGILLSFLGLVYQKICNLFIFFTLWLLYLSLYKVGQTFLHFQWDIMLLESGFITIVVAPILFSEKRKTTPRDQLCFWLVKWLLFRLMFASGVVKLTSKCPTWWNLSALTVHYESQCIPAPLAWYLHQSPVWFHKLSVVATYVIEIALPFLFFAPFRKLRLFSCYGQMLLQVMIIASGNYNFFNLLTITFCFSLMDDRHLFGLQNNKKASAMENTVTGITLGLLIYFTVLWFGIDLGKEVPVHSEIQFSAKDFERALKLAVATSIAIGAISFFFTACTSLYDLVFRSRSSLFEYILNVIQYVTYFTVACFLFGISLVPFSTLDPATRTSLPVFLNRWHGQFDQFHLTSSYGLFRSMTGVNGRPEVILEGATELQGPYNEISFKYKPGQIERPCPFIVPYQPRLDWQMWFAALGTYHHNPWLVSLTYRILTNESDVINLLDSNIYNEFEEDWPPKYIKGSLYTYKYTSSSDHSVTDNSWKRTRVSDYLPIFSSDHEPLIKYLENQRILGQPDITLTNTLLASFLDKVWVICSATEPHIFIWALLVSAFVVTRLS is encoded by the exons ATGTATGGCAGCTATATATCTTTCTGCCTTCACCTCATTCTATGTGCAAATACGAGGTTGTTCAAAT GGTTATATGGGCCCAATGGTATCCTTCCATCACATGCCACTTTAGGTATTCAAGACAAAAGGCATTTCTTTGATAAATTTTGGGAGAATCCAACATTGCTACATCTAGCTCCAGTGTTTGGGTTAACTGTTTCCTATTGCATGGAACTGTTTGCTCTGACTGGAATCCTCTTATCATTTCTTGG GCTAGTTTATCAAAAGATCTGCAATTTGTTCATCTTTTTTACACTATGGCTCTTATACCTCTCGCTGTACAAAGTGGGCCAAACATTTCTCCATTTCCAGTGGGATATTATGTTACTAGAAAGTGGATTCATAACTATTGTTGTGGCTCCAATCCTTTTctcagagaaaagaaaaaccacacCAAGAGACCAGTTGTGCTTTTGGCTTGTGAAATGGTTACTTTTTCGACTCATGTTTGCTTCTGGAGTTGTAAAACTTACCAGTAAATGCCCAACATGGTGGAACTTGTCag CCTTGACAGTTCATTATGAATCTCAATGCATTCCAGCTCCGTTGGCATGGTATTTACATCAGTCTCCGGTTTGGTTCCATAAACTCTCAGTGGTGGCAACGTACGTGATTGAAATTGCGctgccttttttgttttttgcacCGTTTCGGAAATTGCGACTTTTTTCGTGCTATGGACAG ATGCTGCTTCAGGTCATGATAATCGCGAGTGGAAATTACAATTTCTTCAATCTCCTTACtattacattttgtttttcgctGATGGACGATCGTCATCTTTTTGGACTACAAAACAACAAGAAGGCGTCAGCGATGGAAAATACAGTCACTGGAATTACCCTTGGATTACTGATTTATTTTACGGTTCTTTGGTTTGGGATTGATTTAGGAAAGGAAGTCCCAGTCCATTCTGAAATAC AATTTTCTGCAAAAGATTTTGAAAGGGCCCTTAAATTAGCAGTAGCAACATCAATTGCCATTGGTGCTATATCTTTCTTCTTCACGGCTTGCACATCCCTATATGATCTCGTTTTCAGATCACGATCATCCTTGTTTGAATATATTCTGAATGTTATTCAGTATGTCACGTATTTCACCGTGGCATGTTTCCTGTTTGGAATCAGCTTG GTTCCGTTTTCGACGCTTGATCCTGCGACGCGTACGTCACTTCCCGTTTTCCTTAATCGTTGGCATGGGCAGTTTGATCAGTTTCATTTAACTA GTTCCTACGGTCTCTTTCGATCCATGACTGGTGTAAATGGTCGACCAGAGGTGATATTAGAAGGAGCAACTGAACTACAGGGCCCATATAACgaaatttcatttaaatataAACCTGGGCAAATTGAAAGACCATGCCCGTTCATTG TACCTTATCAACCTCGACTAGATTGGCAAAT GTGGTTTGCAGCATTGGGAACCTATCATCACAATCCCTGGTTAGTATCATTGACCTACCGAATTTTGACCAACGAGTCGGATGTCATTAATCTACTCGATTCCAATATATACAACGAGTTTGAAGAAGATTGGCCTCCAAAATATATCAAAGGAAGTTTATATACCTATAAATATACCTCTTCATCAGACCACAG TGTCACAGACAATTCGTGGAAACGAACAAGGGTTTCTGACTATCTTCCCATTTTCTCATCTGATCACGAACCATTGATTAAATACCTGGAGAACCAAAGAATACTTGGCCAACCTGATATTACATTGACAAATACTTTATTGGCATCATTTCTCGACAAAGTTTGGGTAATTTGTAGTGCAACAGAACCCCATATCTTCATTTGGGCATTGTTGGTTTCAGCTTTTGTTGTTACTCGCTTATCATAA
- the LOC123477137 gene encoding histone-lysine N-methyltransferase SETD1-like, with product MNPAKQKNWKLLTDPLIIKGAVKLFRYEGQVQGDPTYPAVHVRDPRSQIQRLWSRPEVLDLPVPRFRIDAEYIGDPPSVEVTICNVNDNIDKVFLGDLVKKHGPFEELQIFYHPKTNKHLGLARVIFENVKNAKACVEKLNQTSVMGRPLQVFLDPFGNTRGGVQKLFETLTTEKKPEVKPEIKKIENKPSEEPETVVPVPPLQVIQREKSSSQLQTTNNLESEEHYFNSNGHAGVEGSYNFPPPSFSVPPPTADFYGGWHQQFWNTSAPSWVTQPPPEAALANSNHEEEKKEEEPLVLDLDSRIELLLKGKISAALNTPAFLQLHLDGSSNSGSSRSSSRAADHDNKNVDPCSSPPLSPPPSPFLSQEIYFEYYKAAHPEPPQAPRLSGEILNDEMSLSSLSSGDEKIFNSDGTKIEIDDQNAGGPSFSHFFPPPSNYSSSDPYFAWRGMYGNAYNQSAAFASGTNNAAYPNFNYPPPNGYPPLVDVAQSTASTMQNNAQPEQGAEDPHAATIEEVVDRIVAELKQILKKDFNRRMVEGTAFKAFENWWDEQSKQETKGPLTKPNSLNSITSALQQPGQPPQSVAQTSEQQPQAATKKVSLGFEGLNFGFGLGLGLRASMPKLPSFRRKIRPPSPPPMDGDSRRRLQDSDDESRDTRNDRRYNQRGRGSLRSLYSSSSSSSSSSSDDEDLEDRHRKRNRRQRGSVSFSSSSSSSDDRSHSDSDSISGAESISEGSLPDSPRPMANKTSRTETCLELEEVSPDRPPTPGTPDIREEPEDRLSHLIDQAKEKEDSDSSTSSSASFVYKDHCYSLPPKEEPPDEKGSSASPSPKREDHLNDRVKSEKITKVPSKLKNAEALKKKQSKREAKRIRDSTTPDPVLPIKKTFAPRDMIEEMSYFYEFLAKGIDAEDISYFHKSYENLLSQDALQTQGYWLNDTHWVDYDPTEMDPSPSKRKRKEEPRPHKSGSARTEGYYKLDSKEKAKHKSHFARCVTEDSRLLEANVSSVRTAGLGPTDTGNKGQALSREARSNQRRLLTAFGLENDSDLLKFNQLKFRGAKLKFGKSSIHDWGLFAVESIAADEMVIEYVGQVVRPVLADLRETQYEAVGIGSSYLFRVDLEYIIDATKCGNLARFINHSCNPNCYARVITIESQKKIVIYSKQPIGVGEEITYDYKFPIEEDKIVCLCGSSQCRGTLN from the exons ATGAATCCGGCCAAGCAAAAAAACTGGAAGCTCCTCACTGATCCTCTCATTATTAAAGGAGCAGTGAAGCTCTTTCGGTATGAGGGACAAGTCCAAGGAGATCCCACCTATCCTGCTGTTCATGTTCGAGATCCACGTTCTCAAATACAAAGGCTTTGGTCCAGGCCTGAAGTTCTTGATCTTCCAGTGCCAAGATTCAGG AtagatgcagaatacataggGGACCCACCCTCAGTTGAAGTCACTATATGTAATGTCAATGATAACATTGATAAAGTTTTTCTTGGAGATCTG GTAAAAAAACATGGCCCATTTGAGGAACTTCAGATCTTTTACCACCCAAAAACCAATAAACATTTGGGATTGGCTAGAGTCATATTTGAGAATgtaaaaaatgcaaaagctTGTGTAGAAAAGCTCAATCAAACCTCAGTTATGGGAAGACCTTTACAAGTATTTCTTGACCCATTCGGTAACACAC GGGGCGGAGTGCAAAAACTCTTCGAAACGCTAACGACGGAGAAAAAGCCTGAGGTTAAACccgaaattaaaaaaattgaaaacaaaccaAGTGAAGAGCCAGAAACGGTTGTTCCAGTTCCTCCTCTACAAGTCATACAAAGGGAGAAAAGCAGCAGTCAGCTGCAAACCACCAATAATCTTGAATCAGAAGAGCACTATTTTAATTCCAACGGCCATGCCGGTGTTGAGGGGTCCTACAATTTTCCTCCACCCTCATTCTCTGTTCCGCCACCCACTGCCGACTTCTATGGAGGTTGGCACCAGCAGTTTTGGAATACATCAGCTCCTTCGTGGGTCACGCAACCACCTCCAGAAGCAGCTCTCGCGAACAGCAATCATgaggaagagaagaaagagGAGGAGCCTCTCGTTTTGGATTTAGATTCGCGGATAGAGCTCCTCTTGAAGGGGAAGATCTCGGCGGCACTCAATACACCCGCTTTCCTACAACTTCATCTAGATGGTAGCAGTAATTCTGGTTCCTCGAGAAGTAGCAGTCGAGCTGCCGATCACGATAACAAAAATGTAGACCCTTGTTCCAGTCCACCACTCTCCCCACCTCCCTCCCCTTTCTTATCCCaagaaatttattttgaataTTATAAAGCTGCACATCCAGAACCCCCACAAG CCCCACGTTTAAGTGGAGAGATACTTAACGACGAAATGAGCCTGTCCAGTTTAAGCTCCGgagatgaaaaaattttcaactcTGATggaactaaaattgaaatagaTGACCAAAACGCAGGAGGCCCTTCATTTTCGCACTTTTTCCCTCCACCTTCAAACTACTCTTCTAGTGATCCCTACTTTGCGTGGCGGGGTATGTATGGAAATGCATACAATCAGTCCGCTGCATTCGCCTCGGGAACAAATAACGCTGCATATCCGAATTTCAATTATCCCCCGCCAAATGGATATCCCCCTTTGGTTGATGTGGCCCAATCTACTGCTTCCACCATGCAGAACAATGCGCAACCCGAACAAGGCGCAGAAGATCCTCATGCTGCAACCATTGA GGAAGTTGTGGATCGCATAGTTGCTGAacttaaacaaattttgaagAAAGATTTCAATCGACGGATGGTTGAGGGAACGGCATTCAAAG CATTCGAAAATTGGTGGGATGAGCAAAGTAAGCAGGAAACCAAAGGTCCGTTGACAAAGCCAAACTCTTTGAATTCGATAACGTCAGCTCTCCAGCAGCCAGGTCAGCCACCTCAGTCAGTGGCGCAAACAAGTGAACAACAGCCACAAGCCGCTACGAAAAAAGTGAGCCTAGGATTTGAAGGTCTCAATTTCGGTTTTGGATTGGGTTTAGGGCTAAGGGCGTCGATGCCGAAACTACCTTCATTCAGA CGAAAGATAAGGCCTCCCTCCCCACCGCCAATGGATGGCGATTCCAGAAGGAGATTGCAGGATTCTGATGATGAATCTCGAGAT ACACGTAACGACAGGCGATACAATCAAAGAGGTCGTGGTTCTTTGCGTTCCTTGTATAGCAGcagtagcagcagcagtagCAGCAGCAGTGACGATGAA GATCTTGAAGATAGACATCGAAAGCGGAATCGGCGGCAAAGAGGAAGCGTCTCATTTTCCTCGTCATCTTCTAGCTCTGATGATCGTTCCCACTCAGATTCGGATTCCATATCTGGTGCAGAGAGTATAAGTGAAGGAAGTTTACCTGATTCTCCTCGTCCAATGGCTAACAAAACTAGCCGAACAGAAACTTGCCTTGAG TTAGAGGAAGTATCGCCAGACAGACCTCCAACTCCTGGTACGCCTGATATTCGAGAGGAACCAGAGGATCGTTTATCCCACCTTATCGATCaggccaaagaaaaagaagatagTGACAGTTCGACATCTTCATCAGCCTCCTTTGTTTATAAAGATCATTGCTATTCATTACCTCCAAAGGAAGAACCTCCAGATGAAAAGGGCTCTTCCGCCTCCCCCTCACCTAAACGTGAAGATCATTTGAATGATAGGGTAAAATCGGAGAAGATTACCAAAGTGCCTAGCAAGCTCAAAAATGCTGAAGCACTCAAGAAGAAGCAATCAAAG AGGGAGGCTAAGCGTATTCGTGATTCAACGACACCGGATCCGGTCTTACCTATCAAAAAGACCTTCGCGCCGCGCGATATGATAGAAGAAATGTCATACTTCTACGAATTTTTAGCCAAAGGGATTGATGCAGAAGACATATCCTATTTCCATAAAAGCTACGAAAATCTTCTGTCTCAGGACGCTTTACAG ACTCAGGGCTACTGGCTCAATGACACGCATTGGGTGGACTATGATCCAACAGAGATGGATCCTTCACCGTCtaaacgaaagagaaaagaagagcCCCGTCCTCACAAGTCTGGATCGGCACGAACCGAGGGCTACTATAAACTTGACAGTAAAGAGAAAGCCAAGCACAAGTCGCATTTCGCTCGATGCGTCACTGAAGACTCACGTTTGCTGGAAGCCAACGTC TCCTCCGTACGGACAGCTGGTCTGGGTCCTACAGATACGGGTAACAAGGGACAAGCACTGTCGCGTGAAGCTCGATCGAATCAACGAAGACTTCTAACAGCTTTTGGCTTAGAAAATGATTCTGATCTCCTGAAATTCAATCAGCTTAAG TTCCGTGGGGCTAAATTAAAGTTCGGTAAGTCTTCGATTCACGACTGGGGACTTTTTGCCGTAGAATCGATTGCTGCGGATGAAATGGTGATTGAATACGTCGGGCAG GTTGTGCGTCCTGTGTTGGCCGACTTGCGAGAGACTCAATACGAAGCAGTCGGTATAGGCTCTTCATACTTATTTCGTGTGGATTTGGAGTACATCATAGACGCCACAAAATGCGGAAATCTGGCCCGCTTCATCAACCACTCATGCAAt CCAAATTGTTATGCTCGAGTCATCACTATCGAAAGccagaaaaaaattgtgatCTATTCAAAACAACCTATTGGTGTTGGGGAAGAAATCACGTACGATTACAAGTTCCCCATCGAAGAGGACAAAATTGTTTGCCTCTGCGGCTCGAGCCAATGTCGTGGTACTTTGAATTGA
- the LOC123477001 gene encoding lipase maturation factor 2-like isoform X2 translates to MYGSYISFCLHLILCANTRIHSHSFSGLYGPNGILPSHATLGIQDKRHFFDKFWENPTLLHLAPVFGLTVSYCMELFALTGILLSFLGLVYQKICNLFIFFTLWLLYLSLYKVGQTFLHFQWDIMLLESGFITIVVAPILFSEKRKTTPRDQLCFWLVKWLLFRLMFASGVVKLTSKCPTWWNLSALTVHYESQCIPAPLAWYLHQSPVWFHKLSVVATYVIEIALPFLFFAPFRKLRLFSCYGQMLLQVMIIASGNYNFFNLLTITFCFSLMDDRHLFGLQNNKKASAMENTVTGITLGLLIYFTVLWFGIDLGKEVPVHSEIQFSAKDFERALKLAVATSIAIGAISFFFTACTSLYDLVFRSRSSLFEYILNVIQYVTYFTVACFLFGISLVPFSTLDPATRTSLPVFLNRWHGQFDQFHLTSSYGLFRSMTGVNGRPEVILEGATELQGPYNEISFKYKPGQIERPCPFIVPYQPRLDWQMWFAALGTYHHNPWLVSLTYRILTNESDVINLLDSNIYNEFEEDWPPKYIKGSLYTYKYTSSSDHSVTDNSWKRTRVSDYLPIFSSDHEPLIKYLENQRILGQPDITLTNTLLASFLDKVWVICSATEPHIFIWALLVSAFVVTRLS, encoded by the exons ATGTATGGCAGCTATATATCTTTCTGCCTTCACCTCATTCTATGTGCAAATACGAG AATTCATTCTCATTCATTTTCAGGGTTATATGGGCCCAATGGTATCCTTCCATCACATGCCACTTTAGGTATTCAAGACAAAAGGCATTTCTTTGATAAATTTTGGGAGAATCCAACATTGCTACATCTAGCTCCAGTGTTTGGGTTAACTGTTTCCTATTGCATGGAACTGTTTGCTCTGACTGGAATCCTCTTATCATTTCTTGG GCTAGTTTATCAAAAGATCTGCAATTTGTTCATCTTTTTTACACTATGGCTCTTATACCTCTCGCTGTACAAAGTGGGCCAAACATTTCTCCATTTCCAGTGGGATATTATGTTACTAGAAAGTGGATTCATAACTATTGTTGTGGCTCCAATCCTTTTctcagagaaaagaaaaaccacacCAAGAGACCAGTTGTGCTTTTGGCTTGTGAAATGGTTACTTTTTCGACTCATGTTTGCTTCTGGAGTTGTAAAACTTACCAGTAAATGCCCAACATGGTGGAACTTGTCag CCTTGACAGTTCATTATGAATCTCAATGCATTCCAGCTCCGTTGGCATGGTATTTACATCAGTCTCCGGTTTGGTTCCATAAACTCTCAGTGGTGGCAACGTACGTGATTGAAATTGCGctgccttttttgttttttgcacCGTTTCGGAAATTGCGACTTTTTTCGTGCTATGGACAG ATGCTGCTTCAGGTCATGATAATCGCGAGTGGAAATTACAATTTCTTCAATCTCCTTACtattacattttgtttttcgctGATGGACGATCGTCATCTTTTTGGACTACAAAACAACAAGAAGGCGTCAGCGATGGAAAATACAGTCACTGGAATTACCCTTGGATTACTGATTTATTTTACGGTTCTTTGGTTTGGGATTGATTTAGGAAAGGAAGTCCCAGTCCATTCTGAAATAC AATTTTCTGCAAAAGATTTTGAAAGGGCCCTTAAATTAGCAGTAGCAACATCAATTGCCATTGGTGCTATATCTTTCTTCTTCACGGCTTGCACATCCCTATATGATCTCGTTTTCAGATCACGATCATCCTTGTTTGAATATATTCTGAATGTTATTCAGTATGTCACGTATTTCACCGTGGCATGTTTCCTGTTTGGAATCAGCTTG GTTCCGTTTTCGACGCTTGATCCTGCGACGCGTACGTCACTTCCCGTTTTCCTTAATCGTTGGCATGGGCAGTTTGATCAGTTTCATTTAACTA GTTCCTACGGTCTCTTTCGATCCATGACTGGTGTAAATGGTCGACCAGAGGTGATATTAGAAGGAGCAACTGAACTACAGGGCCCATATAACgaaatttcatttaaatataAACCTGGGCAAATTGAAAGACCATGCCCGTTCATTG TACCTTATCAACCTCGACTAGATTGGCAAAT GTGGTTTGCAGCATTGGGAACCTATCATCACAATCCCTGGTTAGTATCATTGACCTACCGAATTTTGACCAACGAGTCGGATGTCATTAATCTACTCGATTCCAATATATACAACGAGTTTGAAGAAGATTGGCCTCCAAAATATATCAAAGGAAGTTTATATACCTATAAATATACCTCTTCATCAGACCACAG TGTCACAGACAATTCGTGGAAACGAACAAGGGTTTCTGACTATCTTCCCATTTTCTCATCTGATCACGAACCATTGATTAAATACCTGGAGAACCAAAGAATACTTGGCCAACCTGATATTACATTGACAAATACTTTATTGGCATCATTTCTCGACAAAGTTTGGGTAATTTGTAGTGCAACAGAACCCCATATCTTCATTTGGGCATTGTTGGTTTCAGCTTTTGTTGTTACTCGCTTATCATAA
- the LOC116931942 gene encoding nucleoporin Nup37: MGSLSRPFHSVGLGDEEIFCLSFSPYEWSKNFLAIGTGNKVVIANVQYENDEIQFNVIREFHHLCPVITLSWSALSSSDTVPKVCKFATAGIDGKIRIYSSDLAQSENILELSGHTDNVNCIAFQPDIDDKFLISTSDDFTCKIWSVENGDLLKTIPLQSSGMAVRFNPSEPSKFFVIEKSGVTTLFSTMNFSPVTSLSNNFTCQDPALDADWSSCNPTYIITALGGRIQHWNLNSLSVPEDTTTVSCEMVRKVRFHPTFENFMAVLSSPGPVVTVLRSMGPVMVTDSLMAANDLSWHFSLPLLAVANDRSVRFWKLLLK; the protein is encoded by the exons atgggatcTCTTTCCAGACCGTTTCATTCAGTTGGGTTGGGCGATGAAGAAATtttctgtctttctttttctccttatgAATGGTCCAAGAATTTCCTAGCTATTGGCACTGGAAATAAGGTTGTTATTGCAAATGTTCAATATGAAAAC GATGAAATTCAGTTCAATGTCATTCGTGAATTCCACCATCTCTGTCCGGTTATTACCTTAAGTTGGAGCGCACTTTCATCTAGTGATACGGTTCCAAAAGTCTGCAAGTTTGCTACAGCTGGTATTGATGgaaaaatccggatatatAGCAGTGATCTTGCTCAGTCTGAAAACATTTTA gaGCTAAGTGGCCATACTGATAATGTCAATTGCATAGCTTTTCAACCAGATATAGATGACAAGTTTTTAATTTCTACATCTGATGATTTCACCTGTAAGATTTGGTCTGTGGAGAATGGAGATCTTTTGAAAACTATCCCTCTTCAATCATCAG GAATGGCTGTGAGGTTCAATCCTTCAGAGCCTAGCAAATTTTTTGTCATTGAAAAATCAGGAGTGACTACACTCTTCAGTACAATGAATTTTTCACCAGTCACTTCTTTGAGCAACAATTTCACTTGTCAGGATCCAGCTCTAGATGCTGATTGGTCCTCCTGCAATCCAACTTATATCATTACCGCATTAGGAGGTCGAATTCAACATTGGAATTTGAACTCCTTGAG CGTTCCCGAGGACACCACTACAGTGTCCTGCGAAATGGTTCGCAAGGTACGATTTCATCCAACGTTTGAAAATTTTATGGCGGTTCTGAGTTCACCAGGCCCTGTTGTTACTGTACTCCGTTCCATGGGTCCGGTTATGGTAACAGATTCCTTGATg GCAGCCAACGATCTTAGTTGGCATTTTTCTCTGCCCCTGCTTGCCGTAGCAAACGATAGATCTGTGCGGTTTTGGAAATTGCTATTAAAGTGA